Genomic segment of Drosophila biarmipes strain raj3 chromosome 2L, RU_DBia_V1.1, whole genome shotgun sequence:
GGCGTCTTCGATCCCAAAGAGGATGAATCTCCGAAATGGATAACTTATTTTAAGTCCTTTGGGGTAACCGATGAACAACTAAGATTGCTCAGTCACAAGCAGAATACTCCCAGGCCTGAATTTATATGTGGCGAAGAGCACTTTTCGAGAGACATCGCACTGCGACTGACTGCGCTGAGAGAAACCTTCGAGGAGGTGGGCATCCTGATCTGCACTAGTCAAACTAACTTCAAAGAGTGGGATTCGAAATCAGCTCAACCTCGTACATTGCTCCTCGAGCCAAAGGAGCGCACTGAGTGGCAGCATCGTGTTCACAATGATGCTTCCCAGTTTCTGGAACTCTGCAGGCATCTTAATGTTATTCCCAACCTCTGGTCTCTTTACGAATGGTCCATTTGGAGGACTGCAGCCACGGCCAATCGGAAATATGACACTGTATACTATTTCACTGCGCTGGATGAACGGACCCAGGATATTAGTCTGCTGCTGGAACCGCACGAGGTGGCCTCTGCCCATTGGATGAGCCCGGCGGAGGCGTGGTCAAGCTCACAGGCCGGCACCATTTGGCTACCATTTATGCTGCTGTACGACATCGCTCGTCTGATGAACTTGCATAGCTGGCAGGAGTTTCTCAACTTTGCCCGCCAACGGAGTTCCCGAGGAGACACGATGGTGCAGCCCGTCTACTATCGCTGCGATGACTGCATGTTTGGAGTGCTTCCTGGAGACGAACTCTATCCCAAAGAACCCGGCACTTGTACACAAACCATCATCTTGCCGGGATCGGTAAACGAAATTAATCGAAAAGCTAAACAGTACAATCGCTACATAGTCTTCGATTTCCACAAGGTCTTGCTGGCCTCCAACGTCCCGCCCTGCGATGGTCATTTGCCACTGGAGCCACTCGTTAATAACAAGCTAGCAAAGTTGTAGTAAAAAGTATATGTTTTTGagtgtaaatatatattttttgttgtctaCAATTTACCGCTCTCCAACTCCGACTGTATACCGCGGCAGGCGTGGCACAGGCCATCCTGCGACTCCAGTCGCTTTTTGGCCAAACCCTCAAGGTCTTCTCCGTTCTTATACAGGCCTACGCCGGCTTCTGAAACGGATCTGGAGTACTCGATGGCCAGCAGAGTGTCGGAAAGCGTGGAGTCCAGCGAGGACTGGCAATGAACACAAGTGCTCTGCTCTGGGTGGGCATTGGCGGCTATTTTGTCGCC
This window contains:
- the LOC108032783 gene encoding acyl-coenzyme A diphosphatase NUDT19, translating into MEATTQTGSYRPSASLILAAREDSLKDYDYRLLLIKRTEGTSYALNHCVFPGGVFDPKEDESPKWITYFKSFGVTDEQLRLLSHKQNTPRPEFICGEEHFSRDIALRLTALRETFEEVGILICTSQTNFKEWDSKSAQPRTLLLEPKERTEWQHRVHNDASQFLELCRHLNVIPNLWSLYEWSIWRTAATANRKYDTVYYFTALDERTQDISLLLEPHEVASAHWMSPAEAWSSSQAGTIWLPFMLLYDIARLMNLHSWQEFLNFARQRSSRGDTMVQPVYYRCDDCMFGVLPGDELYPKEPGTCTQTIILPGSVNEINRKAKQYNRYIVFDFHKVLLASNVPPCDGHLPLEPLVNNKLAKL